The following coding sequences are from one Aeromicrobium duanguangcaii window:
- a CDS encoding mechanosensitive ion channel family protein, giving the protein MDWSVKLEDVVAWLLDVPGKAVLIIVIAMVLRWLAHRFINRLTGRAAKGAVPEILANSKAGVFLSDLRSGTAERRRQRAETMGSLLRSIASGAIWSIAFVMVLGVLGLPIAPLLTGAGVAGVALGFGAQTLVKDFLSGIFMILEDQYGVGDAVDLGEASGMVESVGLRVTKLRDVNGTAWYVRNGEILRVGNQSQEWARTVLDVTVAYDSDLDQVQQILREEAHALYTDSTLSSFMIEEPEVWGVERFDKDGVVVRTVAKTAPLHQGEVGRALRSRVLRRFDAAGIRIPSTTFPPSGGTA; this is encoded by the coding sequence GTGGATTGGTCAGTGAAGCTCGAGGACGTCGTCGCCTGGTTGCTGGACGTGCCCGGCAAGGCCGTCCTCATCATCGTGATCGCGATGGTGCTGCGCTGGCTGGCCCACCGCTTCATCAACCGGCTGACGGGCCGCGCCGCGAAGGGCGCCGTGCCCGAGATCCTCGCCAACTCCAAGGCCGGCGTGTTCCTGTCCGACCTGCGCTCCGGCACGGCCGAGCGGCGCCGCCAGCGCGCCGAGACCATGGGGTCGCTGCTGCGCAGCATCGCCTCGGGCGCCATCTGGAGCATCGCCTTCGTCATGGTGCTGGGGGTGCTCGGACTGCCGATCGCTCCCCTGCTGACCGGCGCGGGTGTCGCCGGCGTGGCGCTGGGATTCGGCGCCCAGACCCTCGTCAAGGACTTCCTCTCGGGCATCTTCATGATCCTCGAGGACCAGTACGGCGTCGGTGACGCCGTCGACCTCGGGGAGGCCTCCGGCATGGTCGAGTCCGTCGGCCTGCGCGTCACCAAGCTGCGCGACGTCAACGGCACCGCTTGGTACGTGCGCAACGGCGAGATCCTGCGCGTCGGCAACCAGAGCCAGGAGTGGGCGCGCACCGTGCTCGATGTGACCGTCGCCTACGACTCCGACCTCGACCAGGTCCAGCAGATCCTGCGCGAGGAGGCCCACGCCCTGTACACCGACTCGACCCTGTCCTCGTTCATGATCGAGGAGCCCGAGGTCTGGGGCGTCGAGCGGTTCGACAAGGACGGCGTCGTCGTCCGCACGGTGGCCAAGACCGCTCCCCTGCACCAGGGCGAGGTGGGCCGTGCCCTGCGAAGCCGCGTGCTGCGCCGCTTCGACGCGGCCGGCATCCGCATCCCCTCCACCACTTTTCCGCCCTCGGGAGGCACCGCATGA
- a CDS encoding globin produces MTEPQNDTQAKETFYEAIGGHATIALIVEVFYQGVAQDELLKPMYPEEDLGPAAERLTMFLEQYWGGPTTYSQRRGHPRLRMRHADYAVTEQARDHWLKHFRDGLDAAQLEPELDAQFWAYAQHAANFMINAKG; encoded by the coding sequence ATGACCGAACCGCAGAATGACACGCAGGCCAAGGAGACGTTCTACGAGGCGATCGGCGGACACGCCACCATCGCCCTGATCGTCGAGGTCTTCTACCAGGGCGTGGCGCAGGACGAGCTGCTCAAGCCCATGTACCCCGAGGAGGACCTGGGCCCCGCGGCCGAGCGTCTGACGATGTTCCTCGAGCAGTACTGGGGCGGCCCCACCACCTACTCGCAGCGCCGCGGCCACCCGCGCCTGCGCATGCGGCACGCCGACTACGCGGTCACCGAGCAGGCGCGCGACCACTGGCTCAAGCACTTCCGTGACGGCTTGGACGCGGCCCAGCTGGAGCCCGAGCTGGACGCGCAGTTCTGGGCGTACGCCCAGCACGCGGCCAACTTCATGATCAACGCGAAGGGCTGA
- a CDS encoding thioesterase family protein gives MTEFRHDIPMRWADLDSLNHVNNVVYLRYAENARAAMSEVPPGPIGAMRIQFKRPLLLGSQPVVVTSRVEGDQVLQSIGVAGTDTEFATVEVDLGKHAAPEVLNDAAQAGSIAVRRTDLDGSGHVSAAQVFELFQETRVPFINGVLTRLTPGNFVVASVEARYHQPIEWRPALETRTRVARVGNGSFTIEAQLGADGQTFASSSAVLVGFEAAKQSSRKFSQEERQSLLAAMG, from the coding sequence GTGACCGAGTTCCGACACGACATCCCGATGCGCTGGGCCGACCTCGACTCGTTGAACCACGTCAACAACGTCGTCTACCTGCGGTACGCCGAGAACGCCCGCGCCGCGATGAGCGAGGTCCCGCCCGGTCCGATCGGGGCGATGCGGATCCAGTTCAAGCGGCCGCTGCTGCTGGGCAGTCAGCCCGTCGTCGTCACCAGCCGCGTCGAGGGCGACCAGGTCCTGCAGTCCATCGGCGTGGCCGGCACGGACACCGAGTTCGCCACCGTCGAGGTCGATCTCGGAAAGCACGCCGCCCCCGAGGTGCTGAACGATGCCGCTCAGGCGGGGTCGATTGCAGTGCGCCGCACCGACCTCGACGGCTCCGGGCACGTCAGCGCAGCCCAGGTCTTCGAGCTCTTCCAGGAGACGCGTGTCCCCTTCATCAACGGGGTCCTGACCAGGCTGACTCCGGGCAACTTCGTGGTCGCCAGCGTCGAGGCGCGGTACCACCAGCCGATCGAGTGGCGCCCGGCGCTCGAGACCCGCACGCGGGTCGCACGGGTCGGGAACGGGTCGTTCACGATCGAGGCGCAGCTGGGCGCGGACGGTCAGACCTTCGCCTCGTCCTCGGCCGTGCTGGTGGGCTTCGAGGCGGCGAAGCAGTCGTCGCGCAAGTTCAGCCAGGAGGAGCGGCAGTCGCTCCTCGCGGCGATGGGCTGA
- a CDS encoding biotin/lipoyl-binding carrier protein — protein MINAKAEIVGNVWKILAREGDQVGPGDPLVIMETMKMEIPVVSPAHGHVAGILVQEGQIVQEGDAVVEIDDTVGA, from the coding sequence ATGATCAACGCCAAGGCCGAGATCGTCGGCAACGTCTGGAAGATCCTGGCCCGTGAGGGCGACCAGGTGGGGCCCGGTGACCCGCTGGTCATCATGGAGACGATGAAGATGGAGATCCCCGTGGTGTCGCCGGCGCACGGACACGTGGCCGGAATCCTCGTCCAGGAGGGCCAGATCGTCCAGGAGGGCGACGCCGTCGTCGAGATCGACGACACCGTCGGCGCATGA
- a CDS encoding acyl-CoA carboxylase subunit beta, with protein MPHVSHDRLTTQTTDAGSAPRASLDQRRRERFARVEPRGARVHTARERAELLLDEGTFVELAPLKAAQPGAGSGVVTGWGLVDGHPVVVACHDAAIASGAIGAVMAAAICRAQRFAIDSGFPIVYVNDSGGARVPDGIHALHGCGEIFALNVEAQARIPQISVILGPCAGAAAYSPALTDWTIMVKGHGHMFLTGPDIVRAATGEDATADAIGGSGMHTRTSGVAHLEVETELDALQSVRHLLSYLPSNSDARLPVGDAVPVNPISAAGLPTVVPEKASVVFDMRHVIDGVLDNGARLELMPEHAGSALTVFGRIDGRPVGVVANQPAVRGGILDSKTSVKIARFVEFCGRFGIPIVTLVDVPGFLPGTVEEGRGIITHGAKVLKAYVEAKRSMRLTVVVRKAYGGAYIAMGSTSLGADHAWAWSNAEIAVMGPGGAVGLLHRRALAAAEDPDALRDELAAEYRENVARPYIAAEAGIIEDVIHPEETRDRLVAALRLLEHR; from the coding sequence ATGCCTCATGTTTCTCACGACCGGCTGACGACGCAGACGACCGACGCGGGCTCGGCCCCGCGCGCGAGCCTGGACCAGCGTCGACGCGAGCGATTCGCCCGCGTCGAGCCCCGCGGCGCCCGCGTCCACACGGCCCGCGAACGCGCCGAGCTGCTGCTGGACGAGGGCACCTTCGTCGAGCTGGCTCCGCTGAAGGCCGCCCAGCCCGGCGCCGGCAGCGGCGTCGTCACGGGATGGGGCCTGGTCGACGGCCACCCGGTGGTCGTCGCCTGCCACGACGCCGCGATCGCCTCGGGCGCGATCGGCGCCGTGATGGCCGCCGCGATCTGCCGCGCCCAGCGGTTCGCGATCGACAGCGGCTTCCCGATCGTCTACGTCAACGACTCCGGCGGAGCCCGGGTGCCCGACGGCATCCACGCCCTGCACGGCTGCGGCGAGATCTTCGCCCTCAACGTCGAGGCCCAGGCCCGCATCCCTCAGATCTCGGTGATCCTCGGCCCGTGCGCCGGAGCCGCCGCGTACTCGCCGGCGCTGACCGACTGGACGATCATGGTCAAGGGCCACGGCCACATGTTCCTGACCGGTCCGGACATCGTTCGCGCCGCCACGGGCGAGGACGCCACGGCCGACGCCATCGGCGGCTCCGGGATGCACACCCGCACCAGCGGCGTGGCGCACCTCGAGGTCGAGACCGAGCTCGACGCGCTGCAGTCGGTGCGCCATCTGCTGTCGTACCTGCCCTCCAACTCCGATGCGCGGCTGCCCGTCGGCGACGCCGTCCCGGTCAACCCGATCTCGGCGGCCGGCCTGCCGACCGTCGTGCCCGAGAAGGCCAGCGTCGTCTTCGACATGCGTCATGTCATCGACGGCGTCCTCGACAACGGCGCCCGCCTCGAGCTCATGCCCGAGCACGCCGGCAGCGCCCTGACGGTGTTCGGCCGGATCGACGGCCGTCCCGTCGGTGTGGTCGCGAACCAGCCCGCCGTCCGCGGCGGCATCCTCGACTCGAAGACCTCGGTCAAGATCGCCCGCTTCGTCGAGTTCTGCGGCCGGTTCGGGATCCCGATCGTCACGCTGGTCGACGTCCCCGGCTTCCTGCCCGGCACGGTCGAGGAGGGGCGCGGCATCATCACGCACGGCGCGAAGGTGCTGAAGGCCTACGTCGAGGCCAAGCGCTCGATGCGCCTGACCGTCGTCGTGCGCAAGGCGTACGGCGGCGCGTACATCGCGATGGGCTCGACCTCGCTGGGCGCGGACCACGCCTGGGCCTGGTCGAACGCCGAGATCGCGGTGATGGGCCCGGGTGGAGCAGTCGGACTGCTGCATCGCAGGGCCCTGGCCGCAGCCGAGGATCCCGACGCCCTGCGCGACGAGCTGGCCGCCGAGTACCGCGAGAACGTCGCGCGTCCCTACATCGCTGCCGAGGCCGGGATCATCGAGGACGTCATCCACCCCGAGGAGACCCGCGACCGGCTGGTCGCCGCCCTGCGTCTGCTGGAGCACCGATGA
- the fabG gene encoding 3-oxoacyl-ACP reductase FabG — protein MSEPRTAIITGAARGIGAGIAKRFAADGYKVAVLDLDEAACQTVVDEIVANGGQALAVGANVADPEAVEAAVAKVADELGAPTVLVNNAGVIRDNLLFKMTLDDWNLVMDVHLKGSFLMTKAVQKHMTEAKYGRIVNLSSTSALGNRGQANYSAAKAGLQGFTKTLAIELGKYGVTANAIAPGFIQTDMTAATAERIGVPFDDFIEYAAKEIPVQRVGQPEDIANTAAFLCSEGAGFVSGQVIYVAGGPKD, from the coding sequence GTGTCCGAACCCCGTACCGCCATCATCACCGGAGCCGCCCGTGGCATCGGCGCCGGCATCGCCAAGCGATTCGCCGCCGACGGCTACAAGGTCGCCGTCCTCGACCTCGACGAGGCCGCCTGCCAGACCGTGGTCGACGAGATCGTCGCGAACGGTGGCCAGGCCCTTGCGGTCGGCGCCAACGTGGCCGACCCGGAGGCCGTCGAGGCGGCCGTCGCGAAGGTCGCCGACGAGCTCGGCGCCCCGACCGTGCTGGTGAACAACGCCGGCGTGATCCGCGACAACCTGCTGTTCAAGATGACGCTCGACGACTGGAACCTGGTCATGGACGTGCACCTCAAGGGCTCGTTCCTGATGACCAAGGCCGTCCAGAAGCACATGACCGAGGCCAAGTACGGCCGCATCGTGAACCTCTCGAGCACGTCGGCGCTGGGCAACCGCGGCCAGGCCAACTACTCGGCGGCCAAGGCGGGCCTGCAGGGCTTCACCAAGACCCTCGCCATCGAGCTGGGCAAGTACGGCGTCACCGCCAACGCGATCGCCCCGGGCTTCATCCAGACCGACATGACCGCCGCGACGGCCGAGCGCATCGGCGTGCCGTTCGACGACTTCATCGAGTACGCCGCCAAGGAGATCCCGGTGCAGCGCGTCGGCCAGCCCGAGGACATCGCCAACACCGCCGCCTTCCTGTGCAGCGAGGGTGCGGGCTTCGTCTCCGGCCAGGTCATCTACGTCGCCGGCGGACCGAAGGACTGA
- a CDS encoding phosphotransferase family protein, with the protein MTVSDGVKGLDLAALRTWLDAEVPGELPGDLSATLITGGKSNLTYAVTNGERDVIVRRPPLGHVLATAHDMGREHKVMAALAGTAVPVPRMIAECTDDSVIGASFYVMERMPGTAFQRAADLEVLGPERVRDITERLVDTLADLHAVDYRAVGLADFGRPDGYLTRQVARWKKQLDSSRSREIDGIDELAERLTTSVPTSSDGTIVHGDFRLDNVLVDTEDGDRITTVLDWEMSTLGDPLTDVAVMLAYQNLALDAGPSSGQVTDAPRAAGYLSPDEAVERYAARSGRDVSELGFHLGLAYFKLAVILEGIYLRHSHGQTVGSGFDGIGAMIDPLVQHGLDATSQ; encoded by the coding sequence GTGACCGTTTCTGACGGAGTGAAGGGCCTCGACCTCGCGGCCCTGCGCACCTGGCTCGACGCTGAGGTCCCCGGGGAGCTTCCCGGGGACCTCAGCGCCACGCTGATCACCGGCGGCAAGTCGAACCTGACCTACGCCGTCACCAACGGCGAGCGTGACGTCATCGTGCGCCGGCCCCCGCTGGGCCACGTGCTGGCGACCGCCCACGACATGGGCCGCGAGCACAAGGTGATGGCCGCGCTCGCGGGCACCGCCGTGCCGGTCCCCCGCATGATCGCCGAGTGCACCGACGACTCCGTCATCGGCGCGTCGTTCTACGTCATGGAGCGCATGCCCGGCACCGCGTTCCAACGCGCCGCCGACCTCGAGGTCCTCGGACCCGAGCGGGTGCGCGACATCACCGAGCGACTCGTCGACACCCTGGCCGACCTGCACGCGGTCGACTACCGCGCCGTCGGCCTGGCCGACTTCGGTCGTCCCGACGGGTACCTGACGCGTCAGGTCGCCCGCTGGAAGAAGCAGCTCGACTCCTCTCGCTCCCGCGAGATCGACGGCATCGACGAGCTGGCCGAGCGGCTGACCACCTCGGTCCCGACGTCGAGCGACGGCACGATCGTCCACGGTGACTTCCGCCTGGACAACGTCCTGGTCGACACCGAGGACGGCGACCGCATCACCACGGTCCTGGACTGGGAGATGAGCACGCTCGGCGATCCGCTGACCGACGTCGCCGTGATGCTGGCCTACCAGAACCTCGCGCTGGACGCCGGACCGTCGAGTGGCCAGGTCACCGACGCGCCCCGCGCGGCCGGCTACCTCTCGCCCGACGAGGCCGTGGAGCGCTACGCCGCACGGTCGGGTCGCGACGTCAGCGAGCTGGGCTTCCATCTGGGTCTGGCCTACTTCAAGCTGGCCGTGATCCTCGAGGGCATCTACCTGCGCCACTCGCACGGGCAGACGGTGGGATCGGGCTTCGACGGCATCGGCGCGATGATCGACCCGCTGGTCCAGCACGGATTGGACGCTACTTCTCAGTAG
- a CDS encoding TetR/AcrR family transcriptional regulator, with the protein MTTQILEPRKRPTQERSKVKFDHLLQVSRDLLLETGFESFTCEEVAQRAGLPIGTLYQFFANKYVIVCELDRQNAVAIASELDKLASELPTLDWLVLLDRLVDHMSQLWINDPSRSAVWYAVQSTPVTRATAEITERELAARVAHVLAPLTPGTPRDRRKIMAEVLVHMAYSMLNFSVRDLQEHDEAITELKRLLASYLLAAEAGAT; encoded by the coding sequence GTGACCACCCAGATCCTCGAGCCGCGCAAGCGGCCGACGCAGGAACGCAGCAAGGTCAAGTTCGACCACCTGTTGCAGGTCTCGCGTGACCTCCTGCTGGAGACGGGGTTCGAGTCGTTCACGTGCGAGGAGGTCGCGCAGCGCGCCGGCCTCCCGATCGGCACCCTGTACCAGTTCTTCGCGAACAAGTACGTGATCGTGTGCGAGCTCGATCGCCAGAACGCCGTGGCGATCGCGTCCGAGCTGGACAAGCTGGCCAGCGAGCTGCCGACGCTGGACTGGCTCGTCCTGCTCGACCGACTCGTCGACCACATGTCGCAGCTGTGGATCAACGATCCCTCCCGCAGCGCCGTCTGGTACGCCGTGCAGTCGACTCCGGTCACCCGGGCGACCGCCGAGATCACCGAACGCGAGCTCGCCGCTCGCGTCGCCCACGTGCTGGCGCCGCTGACGCCGGGCACGCCGCGCGACCGGCGCAAGATCATGGCCGAGGTGCTCGTGCACATGGCCTACTCGATGTTGAACTTCTCGGTCCGCGATCTGCAGGAGCACGACGAGGCCATCACCGAGCTCAAGCGGCTCCTGGCGTCCTACCTGCTGGCCGCCGAGGCCGGCGCCACCTGA
- a CDS encoding NAD-dependent epimerase/dehydratase family protein, which translates to MELLVLGGTAFLGREIARTAIGRGHRVTCAARGSSAPPEGAEFVPVDRDQDDGLAPVADRHWDGVIDVARQPGHMRRAVRDMAADHRVFVSSGNAYADFSAIEQSEDAATLAPLEADDMTSDDDYGAAKVACEQAVRTAGPSAVVRSGLIAGPGDWSGRTGYWPWRFAHPVGAEVVVPDDPDFPCAMIDVRDLAAWLVDLAEGRVEGTFNATGPTTDLRSVLDVAARVAGSSAQPRPGRHLTRDLLPFRPFRASERSEQEQISREGRAQVAPASAASR; encoded by the coding sequence ATGGAGCTCCTCGTGCTGGGTGGGACCGCGTTCCTCGGCCGTGAGATCGCCCGGACGGCGATCGGCCGCGGGCATCGCGTCACCTGCGCCGCGCGCGGCTCGTCCGCGCCGCCGGAGGGCGCCGAGTTCGTCCCCGTCGACCGCGACCAGGACGATGGCCTGGCGCCGGTGGCCGACCGGCACTGGGACGGGGTGATCGACGTCGCGCGCCAGCCGGGGCACATGCGCCGTGCGGTGCGCGACATGGCCGCCGACCATCGCGTGTTCGTGTCGAGCGGCAACGCCTACGCCGACTTCTCGGCGATCGAGCAGTCCGAGGACGCCGCGACCCTGGCTCCGCTGGAGGCCGACGACATGACGTCCGACGACGACTACGGCGCGGCGAAGGTGGCGTGTGAGCAGGCCGTGAGGACCGCCGGGCCGTCCGCCGTGGTGCGCTCGGGACTCATCGCCGGGCCGGGGGACTGGTCGGGGCGCACCGGATACTGGCCGTGGCGGTTCGCGCACCCGGTGGGGGCCGAGGTGGTCGTGCCGGACGACCCCGACTTCCCCTGCGCCATGATCGACGTCCGCGACCTGGCCGCGTGGCTCGTCGACCTCGCCGAGGGACGCGTCGAGGGAACCTTCAACGCCACCGGCCCGACGACCGACCTGCGGTCCGTTCTCGACGTGGCCGCGCGTGTCGCCGGATCATCGGCCCAGCCGCGTCCTGGCCGCCACCTGACGCGAGATTTGCTCCCCTTCCGACCTTTCAGGGCCTCTGAAAGGTCGGAACAGGAGCAAATCTCGAGGGAGGGGAGGGCTCAGGTGGCGCCGGCCTCGGCGGCCAGCAGGTAG
- the acpS gene encoding holo-ACP synthase AcpS: MPVIGTGIDLVDVPGFAEELRRPGTRAGSAFTAAERRDARSSPSGPGRRTPDLEMASLAARWAAKEAFIKAWSESLWGEPPVMDEHVHASIEIIRDAWGRPRVRLLGEVAKRLPDVAIHVSLSHDGDYATAMVTLSA; the protein is encoded by the coding sequence GTGCCGGTGATCGGCACGGGGATCGACCTCGTGGACGTGCCCGGATTCGCCGAGGAGTTGCGGCGACCGGGCACCCGCGCCGGCAGCGCCTTCACCGCTGCCGAGCGCCGCGACGCCCGGAGCTCGCCTTCGGGCCCCGGGCGTCGCACCCCCGATCTCGAGATGGCGTCACTCGCTGCCCGGTGGGCGGCGAAGGAGGCGTTCATCAAGGCCTGGTCGGAGTCGCTGTGGGGCGAGCCCCCGGTGATGGACGAGCACGTGCACGCGTCGATCGAGATCATCCGCGACGCCTGGGGCCGCCCGCGGGTGCGTCTGCTGGGCGAGGTCGCGAAGCGCCTGCCGGACGTCGCCATCCACGTGAGCCTCAGCCACGACGGCGACTACGCCACCGCGATGGTGACCCTCTCCGCCTGA